The sequence CATTGCCGTTTAGACCTCTATATGAATGGCTGATTGTTTTATTGAAAAATTTAAATTTCCTTGATTTTATTATCCAATGATATTATGTGACACCCGCCTTTATTCTAAAAACCATAAACTTGATTCTGATTTTGTTCTTTATGAAATAGAGATAAAAAAGCAGAGCAAGGTATGAAGATTGGGATTATGCTTGTTGTTCCAGGTTGAATTTTCCGCTGATAATGCTGACATATTATGATTCATGGATTTATTTCTTATGGATGCCTTAATAGATTAGAATTTTTGATAAGGTAGCAAGGATGTGGCGCTTGGAATTAACATCAGCATTACGATATCCTTAACAGGCAAACTGGAATACTGGATTACGACAGCAGACAGGATTCCCTGCCGCTGGCTATGCAGATCTCAAGCATGGTTACCGGTTGTTCCACTTAACTGGTATGCGTTTAATGCTGCAACTTAGGAGAAGAATGTCATGGGAGCTGAGGAACTGAAAAAAGTTTTCACGCCGGATAAACTTGCCTGCCTTTTCCCGGCAGAAAAAAGCAATGAATTCTTTGATGCTCTTTTTGGAGATGCTTCCGAAGGAGCTTATGATATCGAACTGAAGTTCAATGGCGCCAACGCCGAGTTTATTGAGTTCGAGTTCCTTCTAAAGCAGAGACCCGGAAAATGCCTTGCATGCAATCTCACCTATGGACTTCCGCAGGTTTTTTCGAGACATCCGATTATCAATGTCAAAAAACTCGTTACCGAAATCACCGCCGTGGCTGGCATTAATGAAGCCAAAGACTGGACCCTCGGTTCAACAAGGGAGATTTCACGTCATCTCCACGCTATTCCATTAAGAATCAAAATAGCGTGAGTTTATCTTAAATACTTTGTAAAATCATCATAGGCTTGGTGAATACCAAGCCTTTTTATATTTTTATCAATAGTGATGGTATCGCAAAAAGCAAAATAAAGCGTCGGCGTTATGCCGGGCTTAATCCGGCATCCAATAATTTCACATACTCTGAATTCCGGCCTGCACAGGAATGACGGAATCGGACTTTTTGCGAACTTGTCAATAGTAACCCTATATCAAAATAGAGAACTCAGCCCTGCTTTTTTCTTTTGGATTCAAGGGCCTCAAGCTCCTCTTTTGAAAAGAACTGTTTGGTATTGCAGTGGTGGCAGGTCATTTCGAGTGGAAACGGGCCATGGTCTCTCATCTCATAAAAGTCCTTGTCAGGAAGCATGGCAATATAGGCGGCCATCTGTTCCCTTGTACATCTGCAGAAAAACTCAACTCTGTGATTCCCGATGATTTTGGGAGAATATGCTGAAAAAGTCTTATCAATTAACTCTTCAGCTGAAACTCCTTTATGAAACTCGTCACCAATGGAAGGCATCGTCGCCAATATAGTTTCAAGAAAAAGAGCTATATTTTCATCAGCTCCAGGGAGAAGCTGCAGAAAAATCCCGCCAGCAGCCTCAACTTCGCCTGTGCTTCCGAATTTTATACTCAGATTAAAGGCGGTGGGGATCTGTTCTGACACTGTAAAATAATTGGCAAGATCCTTGGCGATACTCCCGTATTCCATCATGACCTGACCAGTGAAGGGCATTTTTGCGCCTTCAAGGTATTTTGTTACTGAAATAAAACCTGCCCCGAAGATTGGCGGCATATCCAAGCTTTCGACAGGTTTTTCTATGGGTATGGAATTTCTCCAAAGATGCCCCCGAATTTCTCCTTCTGCGGTGGCTTCCACAAGAAGTCCCTTGACAGGTCCAGAACATTCAATTTTGAGAGCGACCCGGTCCCTGTCCTGAATATTCATGGTCATGAGGCCGGCAGCAATATAGGCATGCCCGAGTATATAAGTCTCAAGGATTCCTAATTCATGATTGGCTCTCATTTCTTTAATCAGGGAGGTTGCGTGAAGAACAGCTCCCCTTACTAGCCCGTCAGCCATTATGAATCTGTGTAGTCTGTCTTTTGTTGCGGCCTTGAGTTTTTCCTTGGTACTGCCGTATATTTCCTTTTTAATCATTTCTTTCCTGCCAGATTTATATTTTTTTAAAGAAATAGCTTTTTCATGATCTGTTATCATCAAATGACGAATGATTCATTAGTTTTTCCCTCACCTGATGTCTGGCCCTATGTAGCCGAACCTTTACATTTGACTGTGAAAGGCCGGTAATTTTAGATGTCTCTTCCACAGAGAAACCTTCCATGTCCCTGAGAACAAGAATCAGACGATATTGGGGAGGAAGTGCCTGTATGGCGTTTTTTACGATCTGCTCGCTTTCAAGAGAAATAAGCCTGTCTATTGGTTCTTCGGTGAGGCTGCCACAGGACTGGGCTTCAAGCTCATCTTTAAAATCAGCGTCATCCAATGATATTTCTTTATCAGGAGCAAATTTGGATTTTTTCCTCATTCTTATGCATGCAGTAACCGCTACCCTGTAGAGCCAGTTTTTGAATTTGGTCTCATATCTGAAATATTTCATATATCTGATCATGTTGATGAAGGTATCCTGAACAAGATCCTCGGCATCGGCGGGGTTACGGCATATTTTTAGACCGAAATTGTAAAGCCTCCGGGAGTATTTTCCCACAAGGCTTTCCATGAGGTGAGGGCTGCCATCATTAATATTTTTTATGAGGACAGCATCTTCGTCAGTCTGTAGTTTTGGGTGTTTTGCAGGTTTTTCCATTTTTCCTGTCCGCCAACTGGCAGGCATCAGCCATT is a genomic window of Desulforegula conservatrix Mb1Pa containing:
- a CDS encoding Hsp33 family molecular chaperone HslO; protein product: MIKKEIYGSTKEKLKAATKDRLHRFIMADGLVRGAVLHATSLIKEMRANHELGILETYILGHAYIAAGLMTMNIQDRDRVALKIECSGPVKGLLVEATAEGEIRGHLWRNSIPIEKPVESLDMPPIFGAGFISVTKYLEGAKMPFTGQVMMEYGSIAKDLANYFTVSEQIPTAFNLSIKFGSTGEVEAAGGIFLQLLPGADENIALFLETILATMPSIGDEFHKGVSAEELIDKTFSAYSPKIIGNHRVEFFCRCTREQMAAYIAMLPDKDFYEMRDHGPFPLEMTCHHCNTKQFFSKEELEALESKRKKQG
- a CDS encoding RNA polymerase sigma factor, with product MEKPAKHPKLQTDEDAVLIKNINDGSPHLMESLVGKYSRRLYNFGLKICRNPADAEDLVQDTFINMIRYMKYFRYETKFKNWLYRVAVTACIRMRKKSKFAPDKEISLDDADFKDELEAQSCGSLTEEPIDRLISLESEQIVKNAIQALPPQYRLILVLRDMEGFSVEETSKITGLSQSNVKVRLHRARHQVREKLMNHSSFDDNRS